The sequence AAGGCCTCTTGAAGTTACTCAAGGTCGTATGCCAGTAATTAAGGGAACTGATGTCATTGAACCCAGGACACGCTGTCCTAAACCGCTAATCATAATCACCTAGCGAGCTCAGCCTAGTTTCGGTTTCAGTTTTTCTCTCTGTCTTCGGCCTTATACTGATTACCTCAACCTCATCAAGTGGCCTGACACCAAACTCCTCCCTAACCTCTCTCGGTATTGTGAACTGCCTACTAGCCGTGTGCCTAGTCCTCAGTAGGAGTACATTCCTCAACTCAATTATC is a genomic window of Vulcanisaeta souniana JCM 11219 containing:
- a CDS encoding AbrB/MazE/SpoVT family DNA-binding domain-containing protein, whose protein sequence is MPSPKTVVGLPYKAKVYINSQVLIPAKLVRALGIDWVRYADITIKYNDRIIELRNVLLLRTRHTASRQFTIPREVREEFGVRPLDEVEVISIRPKTERKTETETRLSSLGDYD